One part of the Cottoperca gobio chromosome 14, fCotGob3.1, whole genome shotgun sequence genome encodes these proteins:
- the jakmip2 gene encoding janus kinase and microtubule-interacting protein 2, translating to MAKKGRTKSEKPEALISALQAANEDLRSKLTDIQIELHQEKCKVSKLERDKLQEVKRVREQEQHRHTAMLTEQRAKWHEEKQKELQVLRENLTRQHEQELARHAKIKDQENQRLKAALNTMRDGSGEKVRTALTLEAKEDARRFFDQERVKLLQEILELKSLKKQTDEALSNMIQSDKMKAGDLRVEHQHHQEQISKIKWDSEKDIRRLVDEIKSKDRTIFALEKELESTAGFLQKLQLQKDALDDQLFLVKEAECGLGSPKREIPGRAGAGDGAEHCGSPDLRRNQRRLADLNSTIRKLEDRNSLLVDERNELLKRVRESEKHCKPLLDKNKLLSKRNDDLTQTIQKLDEKLKSLVKENHEMKERISSHPPLKKLKSLNDLDQAHDDQEIAFFKLQVLEQQSMIDELTRDREKLLRKKRHKRSSRPIKRHIVVDTFFGYDEESMDSETSSVASFRMDRTPATPDEDLDEGLANEESELRFRQLTREYQALQRAYALLQEQKGGILDAEMEAKAQEHLQADVLRYKAKIEDLEKELTLKGQDSKWVEEKQLFLRRNQELFDKVEKMDSESSRVQQELQDSRDQNELLEFRILELEERERRSPPFNHLRMHPFSEGVSALQIYCMKEGVKDVCIPDLIKLLDILGDNGNLRNEEQVAIIQASTVLSLAEKWIQQIEGTEASLHQKMMDLEIEMEMFCKQKGYLEEELDYRKQALDQAYLQIQELEATLYNALQQDKVIKYGEPLDELQKDELRTAVEKLRRQMLRKSREYDCQILQERMELLHQAHQRIRDLEDKTEIQRRQIKDLEEKFLFLFLFFSLAFILWP from the exons ATGGCCAAGAAAGGGCGTACGAAGAGCGAGAAGCCTGAAGCGCTCATCTCTGCCCTACAAGCAGCCAATGAAGATCTCAGGTCCAAGCTGACTGACATTCAGATAGAGCTACACCAAGAAAAATGCAAG GTGAGCAAACTGGAGCGCGACAAGCTTCAGGAGGTGAAGCGGGTGCGAGAGCAGGAGCAGCACCGTCACACTGCCATGTTGACAGAGCAGCGGGCCAAGTGGCACGAGGAGAAGCAAAAGGAACTCCAGGTACTCAGGGAAAACCTGACACGGCAGCATGAGCAGGAGCTGGCCCGCCATGCCAAAATCAAAGACCAGGAGAACCAGAGGCTCAAAGCCGCACTAAACACCATGCGCGATGGCAGCGGAGAGAAG GTGCGCACAGCACTGACCCTGGAAGCCAAGGAGGATGCACGTCGCTTCTTTGACCAGGAGagagtgaagctgctgcaggagatACTGGAGCTGAAGTCTCTTAAGAAGCAGACCGACGAGGCTCTCAGCAACATGATCCAGTCTGACAAGATGAAGGCTGGCGACCTGCGGGTGGAGCACCAGCACCACCAGGAGCAGATCTCCAAAATCAAGTGGGATTCTGAGAAGGACATCCGCAGACTG GTGGATGAAATCAAATCTAAAGACCGCACCATCTTCGCTCTGGAAAAGGAACTGGAGTCAACGGCGGGTTTCTTACAGAAGCTGCAGCTTCAGAAAGACGCCCTGGACGACCAGCTGTTCCTCGTCAAGGAGGCTGAGTGCGGCCTGGGAAGCCCGAAAAGAGAGATTCCAGgcagagctggagctggagacgGAGCTGAGCACTGTGGTAGCCCA gaCTTGAGGAGAAACCAGAGGCGCCTTGCTGATCTCAACTCAACTATACGCAAATTAGAGGACCGCAACTCACTGCTGGTCGATGAGAGGAACGAACTG CTGAagagagttagagagtcagAGAAACATTGTAAGCCACTGCTGGACAAGAACAAGCTGCTGAGTAAGAGGAATGATGATTTGACTCAGACTATCCAGAAGCTGGATGAGAAACTCAAGAGCCTGGTCAAGGAGAACCATGAGATG aaggAGAGGATCAGCTCCCATCCTCCACTGAAGAAGCTGAAGTCCCTGAATGACCTGGACCAAGCACATGATGACCAGGAAATAGCCTTTTTCAAACTACAAGTCCTGGAGCAACAAAGCATGATTGATGAGCTGACAAGA GACCGAGAAAAACTactaagaaagaaaagacataaAAGAAGTTCGAGGCCAATAAAg AGGCACATCGTAGTAGACACCTTCTTTGGGTATGATGAAGAGTCTATGGACTCGGAGACGTCCTCAGTGGCTTCGTTCCGCATGGACAGAACTCCTGCTACGCCCGATGAAGACCTGGATGAG GGTCTAGCAAACGAGGAGTCGGAGCTGCGTTTCCGTCAGCTGACCAGGGAGTATCAGGCCTTACAGCGAGCCTATGCCCTGCTGCAGGAACAGAAAGGAGGCATTCTGGACGCTGAGATGGAAGCCAAg GCTCAAGAGCACCTCCAAGCAGATGTTCTTAGGTATAAAGCCAAAATAGAGGACTTGGAGAAGGAACTGACCCTGAAGGGACAG GACTCCAAATGGGTGGAGGAGAAGCAGCTATTCTTACGAAGGAACCAGGAGCTTTTTGACAAG GTGGAAAAGATGGATTCAGAGAGCAGTCGGGTGCAGCAGGAACTACAAGACTCCAGAGATCAGAATGAACTGTTGGAGTTTAGGATACTGGAGCTAGAG GAGCGTGAGAGGAGGTCCCCTCCGTTCAACCACCTGAGGATGCATCCCTTCTCTGAGGGAGTCAGTGCACTGCAGATCTACTGTATGAAGGAGGGGGTCAAG GACGTGTGCATACCAGATCTCATCAAACTTCTAGATATCCTGGGAGACAACGGG AACTTAAGAAACGAGGAGCAAGTGGCCATTATTCAGGCTAGCACTGTTTTGTCACTCGCAGAAAAG TGGATTCAGCAGATTGAAGGGACGGAGGCGTCGCTGCACCAGAAGATGATGGACCTGGAGATAGAGATG GAGATGTTCTGTAAACAGAAAGGATATCTAGAAGAGGAGCTGGACTACAGAAAACAGGCCCTGGACCAGGCCTACCtg CAAATCCAGGAGTTGGAAGCAACGTTATACAACGCCCTGCAGCAGGACAAG GTGATAAAGTACGGCGAGCCTCTGGACGAGCTTCAGAAGGACGAGCTGCGGACGGCGGTGGAGAAACTGAGGAGGCAGATGCTGAGGAAGAGTCGAGAGTACGACTGCCAGATCCTCCAGGAGAGGATGGAGCTGCTGCACCAGGCGCACCAG AGAATTCGTGACCTTGAAGACAAGACGGAAATCCAAAGGAGGCAGATTAAAGACCTGGAGGAAAAG tttttgtttctgttcttgttcttttctcttGCCTTTATCCTTTGGCCTTGA